ACGGAGAACACCAGATCGGCTTCGCAGATACCCCGGGGCCGAGCATCAGCATCGCTGCCCACACGATCACGGCCAGACATGGACCCCGGCCGAACCCTCTTGCCTTCAGATCGCCTCGCATACTTTCCTCCTTCTCTTGATTCGATCCAATTGAAGCATCTTCGTTCTCGGCGTGGCGTCAAGCGGGAAATGCGCTCCTGCCCCCTCCTGCTGGGCCGTGCTGTTTCCCCCCGTCGCTCACTCGTTCCTCTCCTTCTGTTCCGGATACTACGGTTATCAACCAGCCGGCAGTTATCCAGGCCGACGGTCACGGAAGATGGTCAAGCAGCTTGTAGTACGCGACATGCTCCTCCGGCGTCGGAGCCTCCGAAGTGATCGGCCGCAGGCGGTCGACCAGGTCGGGTTTCGCCCATCGCACCGCACTGTCGCTGAACAGGCGGTTGAAGCCTTTCCGGGCATGCGGGGAGGACACCAGCCCCTCCACGATGCCGCCGCCCTTGAACTTGTTCACCCCGGTGAAGTCGGAGTAGATGACCTTGTTCGAGTAACGCCCTATTTTCCAGCCGGTCAGGACTCCGGCTGGCATCGGTTCCATCTGCGTCGAGGACCCGATCTGCGAGTTGGCCTTCGGGACTTCGATCAACCGAGCCGGATAGGAGGAACGCACCGGTACCTTGGACTCCAATGCCGCCCACCCGGCGTCGCTGTACCAGGTGTTGTCCGGGCCGTTGTAGACAAGGCTGGCGCAGTCCCCGGGACTCTGGCCAGAGCAGTAGAACAGCTTGGGTTCGGTCACATAACGCCGGTTGGCCAACAGGCCGAGGTTCACTGTGCCCGGTCCCGCCGTGCGCATGTAGTACGTGGTGAAGGCCGTGGTCGTGCGATAGAGCGGCGGCAGTTGCTCCCGATACTCGTTCGCGTAGGCGTTCAGGGCCACGCCTACCTGGTGCAGGTTGCTGGCACAGTCGGATCGCAAGGCCATGTCTTTGGCGGCCTTAAGACTCGGGATCAGAATCGAGATCAGCAAGGCGATGACGGCGACGACCACCAGCACTTCGATCAGGGTAAACGCACCAATCGTCCGCCGCGCGGCTCGTGAACGTCTGCTAGCTTGGAACCCCATGGGCGGTGCTCCTTGAACAAGAGACCCCGCGATGATGATGCGCTCGCACTCAGCCCCAATCGACCTGGCACGAGTACGATCCCCCCTGGTTCCCGTTCAGCGGTTTATGATATTGGTCAAGATATCGCTTTGTTGGGGGCAATGCAAGATCCTGGGTGAGTCCCCTGGGAGGGGCCGTCTGCCGCGTTGACCTTCCTGTCCGGTCCCTCCAGGACACGGGCCGATGTTTGCCGTTGTGATGGGCATTCCCTGAGCGTAGTCCTCTGGCGATCGAGGAGATGCCCTACCGTTCGGGAACCGGGATGAGCGGCAACACTGCCGGGCAGCGCCGATTCACCCTTGAGAGCGCCGGAGCAGAAGCAGTCCTCCAAGCCCCAGCAGGCACAACGATGCGGGCTCAGGTACCAATTCGATCTCGAAATTGAGTCCGACGAAGGTACCGACGGTACCCTGCTTGGGTCCAATGACCAGCTCAAAGACATCGCCGGGCAGTACAGCCTGGGTCATGACCGCGGGACCGCCGCTACCGGAGGCAAAGTCGAAGGGATTGGCTTGGGTGTACGGATCGGTGTAGTTGATCAGGCCAGAGGTCAGCGTCGTGCCGTTCTTTCGGATGTCCCAGACCTGCGGGCGATTCAGCCCGCCATGCCATATTCCCCCGCGAATGGAGGCGATCCCCGTGCTCGGGCTGGTCCAAGTCACGCTCGAGTAGGAAAGCCCAGGGGTTACATTGGGATCCACACCATGCATAACAATGGTGCCGGGTGTGGCCATGGACCACGGAGTACTGACCTTCAGCCACGCTGGGACATGATACCGTCCGTCAGGTTCCGGCGGGCCAATTTGATCATCGGCCCAGGCGGCCTGGTTGCTGCCGTCCGCGAGGTAATCCGATTGATGGATGGTGAGCAACTTCCCCGGCGATTTCCATAATGCCCAGACGCCGTTGGGATTGTTCGTGTCGCTCCAATCCGACGCGAGGTTGTAGACCGACGCTTGCAGCGGCCCACAGGCCATGAGAAAGAGCCCCAACGCCATCCATGGACGAAAACGATGTGAGCTTCTTCTAACCTTCACGTTACACCCTCCAGCCAAGGATTAAAACGAGTGCTCCCCAAGACGATCTA
Above is a window of Phycisphaerae bacterium DNA encoding:
- a CDS encoding prepilin-type N-terminal cleavage/methylation domain-containing protein gives rise to the protein MGFQASRRSRAARRTIGAFTLIEVLVVVAVIALLISILIPSLKAAKDMALRSDCASNLHQVGVALNAYANEYREQLPPLYRTTTAFTTYYMRTAGPGTVNLGLLANRRYVTEPKLFYCSGQSPGDCASLVYNGPDNTWYSDAGWAALESKVPVRSSYPARLIEVPKANSQIGSSTQMEPMPAGVLTGWKIGRYSNKVIYSDFTGVNKFKGGGIVEGLVSSPHARKGFNRLFSDSAVRWAKPDLVDRLRPITSEAPTPEEHVAYYKLLDHLP
- a CDS encoding PEP-CTERM sorting domain-containing protein (PEP-CTERM proteins occur, often in large numbers, in the proteomes of bacteria that also encode an exosortase, a predicted intramembrane cysteine proteinase. The presence of a PEP-CTERM domain at a protein's C-terminus predicts cleavage within the sorting domain, followed by covalent anchoring to some some component of the (usually Gram-negative) cell surface. Many PEP-CTERM proteins exhibit an unusual sequence composition that includes large numbers of potential glycosylation sites. Expression of one such protein has been shown restore the ability of a bacterium to form floc, a type of biofilm.), giving the protein MKVRRSSHRFRPWMALGLFLMACGPLQASVYNLASDWSDTNNPNGVWALWKSPGKLLTIHQSDYLADGSNQAAWADDQIGPPEPDGRYHVPAWLKVSTPWSMATPGTIVMHGVDPNVTPGLSYSSVTWTSPSTGIASIRGGIWHGGLNRPQVWDIRKNGTTLTSGLINYTDPYTQANPFDFASGSGGPAVMTQAVLPGDVFELVIGPKQGTVGTFVGLNFEIELVPEPASLCLLGLGGLLLLRRSQG